In one window of Ovis aries strain OAR_USU_Benz2616 breed Rambouillet chromosome 5, ARS-UI_Ramb_v3.0, whole genome shotgun sequence DNA:
- the SMIM3 gene encoding small integral membrane protein 3, producing MEATSQIPMEVVLPKHILDIWVIVLIILATIVIMTSLLLCPATAVIIYRMRSHPILNGPV from the coding sequence ATGGAAGCCACCAGCCAGATCCCCATGGAAGTTGTGCTCCCCAAGCACATCCTGGATATCTGGGTCATTGTCCTCATCATCCTGGCCACCATTGTCATCATGACCTCCTTGTTGCTGTGTCCGGCCACCGCAGTCATCATCTATCGCATGCGATCCCATCCCATCCTGAATGGGCCTGTCTGA